From the Microbacterium thalassium genome, one window contains:
- a CDS encoding phage holin family protein, which translates to MGFLIRVVINAFAIWIVTLIPALQVTVIAFPPGETLQLVLTLLAVAAIFALVNTIIGTVIKVLAFPLYILTLGLIGLIINAFLLWLTAWITSFWDWGLRVEDFWWGVVAAIIISLLNWIFGLILRPDKD; encoded by the coding sequence ATGGGCTTCCTCATCCGCGTCGTCATCAATGCGTTCGCCATCTGGATCGTCACCCTGATCCCCGCTCTGCAGGTCACCGTCATCGCCTTCCCCCCGGGCGAGACGCTGCAGCTGGTGCTGACCCTGCTGGCGGTCGCCGCCATCTTCGCGCTGGTCAACACCATCATCGGGACGGTCATCAAGGTGCTGGCGTTCCCGCTGTACATCCTGACCCTGGGCCTGATCGGCCTCATCATCAACGCGTTCCTGCTGTGGCTGACCGCCTGGATCACCTCGTTCTGGGACTGGGGACTGCGCGTCGAGGACTTCTGGTGGGGCGTCGTCGCGGCGATCATCATCTCGCTGCTCAACTGGATCTTCGGCCTCATCCTGCGGCCCGACAAGGACTGA
- a CDS encoding histidinol-phosphate transaminase, whose translation MAEASDFPVRVRPEIAALPPYKQGRQAAADAFKLSSNENPFEPLPGVVDAVRTATAYNRYPDATAGRLREALAERFGVTIDHVHIGAGSVSILTQLVQATAGSGDEVMFAWRSFEAYPWLVVLAGAKPVMVPLAEGARHDLDAMADAVTERTRAIIVCSPNNPTGPVVTQADFDAFVAKVPSDVLIILDEAYAEFVTDADAVGGLRELGAPNPDNVVVLRTFSKAFGLAGLRVGYAIGHPRVLDAARSTAIPLSVTGQAEIAALASLDAQDELAERVTVVAERRDRLAAGLRAQGWAVPEAQGNFVWLPTGAETAAVADAFHDGGLVVRPFAGEGLRISVGEEESVEKVLAVAASVVEDLPEGHAARG comes from the coding sequence GTGGCTGAGGCATCCGATTTCCCCGTCCGCGTGCGTCCCGAGATCGCGGCGCTGCCGCCGTACAAGCAGGGACGGCAGGCGGCCGCCGACGCGTTCAAGCTGTCGAGCAACGAGAACCCGTTCGAGCCGCTGCCGGGCGTCGTCGACGCCGTGCGGACCGCGACGGCCTACAACCGCTACCCCGACGCGACCGCCGGGCGCCTGCGCGAGGCCCTCGCCGAGCGCTTCGGGGTCACGATCGATCACGTCCACATCGGCGCCGGCAGCGTCTCGATCCTGACCCAGCTGGTGCAGGCCACCGCGGGCTCCGGCGACGAGGTCATGTTCGCGTGGCGCTCGTTCGAGGCCTACCCGTGGCTGGTGGTGCTCGCCGGTGCGAAGCCGGTCATGGTGCCGCTCGCGGAGGGCGCCCGCCACGACCTCGACGCGATGGCGGATGCGGTCACCGAGCGGACCCGCGCGATCATCGTGTGCAGCCCCAACAACCCGACCGGTCCGGTGGTCACGCAGGCCGACTTCGACGCGTTCGTCGCGAAGGTCCCCTCGGACGTCCTCATCATCCTCGACGAGGCCTACGCCGAGTTCGTGACTGACGCCGACGCCGTGGGCGGACTGCGCGAGCTCGGGGCGCCGAACCCCGACAACGTCGTGGTGCTCCGCACCTTCTCGAAGGCGTTCGGACTCGCCGGACTCCGCGTCGGCTACGCGATCGGGCACCCGCGGGTGCTCGACGCCGCCCGCAGCACCGCCATCCCGCTGTCGGTCACCGGGCAGGCCGAGATCGCGGCGCTGGCGAGCCTCGATGCCCAGGACGAGCTGGCCGAGCGCGTCACCGTCGTCGCCGAGCGCCGCGACCGGCTCGCGGCGGGCCTGCGCGCGCAGGGCTGGGCCGTCCCCGAGGCGCAGGGGAACTTCGTGTGGCTGCCCACCGGCGCCGAGACGGCGGCCGTCGCCGACGCGTTCCACGACGGCGGTCTCGTCGTCCGCCCCTTCGCCGGAGAGGGCCTGCGGATCTCGGTCGGCGAAGAGGAGTCTGTCGAGAAGGTCCTAGCCGTCGCGGCATCCGTTGTCGAAGACCTCCCAGAGGGGCACGCGGCGAGGGGCTAG
- a CDS encoding thiamine pyrophosphate-dependent enzyme: MTPAAPTEDPRLVRVLAADGSFAPTPAAERYLALIDGLGEAELEGLYRDMAVIRAYDRQATNLQRQGQLALWPPSLGQEAAQVGSARAARAQDHLFPSYREHVVTRIRGVDGLDIIRLMRGLTHGGWDPTDPANGNTHIYTLVLGAQTLHATGFGMGLVFDGRCGTGDLERDEAVIVYYGDGASSQGDVHEAMVFASSYRTPEVFFLQNNQWAISVPVATQSPAPLFRRGDGYGMPSIPVDGNDVLASYAVTRVALDEARAGSGPRAIEAMTYRMGAHTTSDDPTKYRTSDEEASWARRDPIERMAAYLRSRGAGDDFFAGVDAEAAALADDIRVRTNELDGLERDSMFAHAYSEPHPRVDEQRAWLADYEASFEEGSAS, encoded by the coding sequence GTGACCCCAGCGGCTCCCACCGAAGACCCGCGCCTGGTGCGCGTGCTCGCCGCGGACGGATCGTTCGCGCCGACGCCCGCCGCCGAGCGATATCTCGCCCTCATCGACGGGCTCGGCGAGGCCGAGCTCGAAGGTCTGTACCGCGATATGGCGGTCATCCGGGCCTACGACCGGCAGGCGACCAACCTGCAGCGGCAGGGCCAGCTCGCGCTGTGGCCGCCGAGCCTCGGGCAGGAGGCCGCCCAGGTCGGCTCGGCCCGGGCGGCCCGTGCGCAGGACCACCTGTTCCCGTCGTACCGCGAGCACGTCGTCACCCGCATCCGCGGTGTCGACGGCCTCGACATCATCCGGCTCATGCGCGGCCTGACCCACGGCGGGTGGGATCCCACGGATCCTGCGAACGGCAACACGCACATCTACACGCTCGTGCTCGGCGCCCAGACGCTGCACGCGACCGGCTTCGGCATGGGCCTCGTCTTCGACGGGCGCTGCGGCACCGGCGACCTCGAGCGCGACGAGGCCGTCATCGTCTACTACGGCGACGGCGCGTCCAGCCAGGGCGACGTGCACGAGGCGATGGTGTTCGCCTCGAGCTACCGCACGCCCGAGGTGTTCTTCCTGCAGAACAACCAGTGGGCGATCTCGGTGCCGGTCGCCACGCAGTCCCCGGCGCCGCTGTTCCGCCGCGGAGACGGCTACGGCATGCCGTCGATCCCGGTCGACGGCAACGACGTGCTCGCCAGCTACGCCGTCACGCGCGTCGCCCTCGACGAGGCCCGCGCAGGCTCGGGCCCGCGGGCGATCGAGGCGATGACCTATCGCATGGGCGCGCACACCACCAGCGACGACCCCACCAAGTACCGCACGTCCGACGAAGAGGCGAGCTGGGCGCGGCGGGACCCCATCGAGCGCATGGCCGCCTACCTGCGCTCGCGCGGGGCGGGCGACGACTTCTTCGCGGGCGTGGATGCCGAAGCCGCCGCCCTCGCCGACGACATCCGCGTGCGCACCAACGAACTCGACGGCCTGGAGCGCGACTCGATGTTCGCGCACGCGTACTCCGAGCCGCACCCCCGCGTCGATGAGCAGCGGGCGTGGCTCGCCGACTACGAGGCATCCTTCGAGGAAGGGAGCGCATCGTGA
- a CDS encoding alpha-ketoacid dehydrogenase subunit beta: protein MPFSRALNAGMRKAMQDSDRVLLMGEDIGKLGGVFRVTEGLQAEFGEQRVLDTPLAESGIVGTAIGLAMAGFRPVCEIQFDGFVFPAFDQITTQLAKITNRHEGAISMPVVIRIPYGGHIGAVEHHQESPEAYFAHTAGLRVVSPSTPNDGYWMIQDAIASNDPVIFLEPKAKYWMKGEVDTSARALPLHASRIVRRGTDVTLVGHGAMVQTLLQAAALAESEGTSCEVVDLRSLSPVDYGPILESVRRTGRMVYAQEAPGNVSVGSEVTATVMEQAFYALEAPVLRVSGFDVPFPPAKLEGVYLPDPDRILEAVDRALAY, encoded by the coding sequence ATGCCCTTCTCGCGCGCCCTCAATGCGGGCATGCGCAAGGCGATGCAGGACAGCGACCGGGTCCTGCTCATGGGCGAGGACATCGGCAAGCTCGGCGGCGTGTTCCGCGTCACCGAGGGCCTGCAGGCCGAGTTCGGCGAGCAGCGCGTGCTCGACACGCCCCTGGCCGAGTCCGGCATCGTCGGCACGGCGATCGGCCTGGCGATGGCCGGGTTCCGCCCCGTGTGCGAGATCCAGTTCGACGGCTTCGTCTTCCCCGCCTTCGACCAGATCACGACGCAGCTGGCCAAGATCACCAACCGCCACGAGGGCGCGATCTCGATGCCCGTCGTCATCCGCATCCCCTACGGCGGGCACATCGGCGCGGTCGAGCACCATCAGGAGAGCCCCGAGGCGTACTTCGCCCACACGGCAGGCTTGCGCGTCGTGAGCCCCTCGACCCCCAACGACGGCTACTGGATGATCCAGGACGCCATCGCCTCGAACGACCCGGTGATCTTCCTCGAGCCGAAGGCCAAGTACTGGATGAAGGGCGAGGTCGACACGTCGGCCCGCGCGCTGCCGCTGCACGCGAGCCGCATCGTCCGCCGCGGCACCGACGTCACGCTCGTCGGCCACGGCGCGATGGTGCAGACGCTGCTGCAGGCCGCCGCGCTCGCCGAGTCCGAGGGCACCAGCTGCGAGGTCGTGGACCTGCGTTCGCTCTCGCCCGTCGACTACGGCCCCATCCTCGAGTCGGTGCGCCGCACCGGGCGCATGGTCTACGCGCAGGAGGCCCCCGGCAACGTGTCGGTGGGCAGCGAGGTCACGGCGACCGTCATGGAGCAGGCCTTCTACGCGCTCGAGGCGCCCGTGCTGCGGGTGTCGGGCTTCGACGTGCCGTTCCCGCCCGCCAAGCTCGAGGGCGTGTACCTGCCCGACCCCGACCGCATCCTCGAGGCCGTCGACCGCGCCCTCGCCTACTGA
- a CDS encoding dihydrolipoamide acetyltransferase family protein: MSTQTFVLPDVGEGLTEAEIVSWRVAPGDTVAVNDVLVEIETAKSLVELPSPFAGVVGELIAGEGVTVNVGAPIITIEASAASPATVGQSEHGAPAEPAPSGEGSVLVGYGNAGHVASRRKKPAASPVERVAKSVGVVAKPPIRKLARDLGVDLAAVTPSGPAGEVTREDVMKHAQQASVFRNIETPAWSEVREERIPVAPEVAASAVAPVRAEAPSQLAASGREETIPVKGVRKAVASGMVKSAYTAPHVSVWTDVDATRTMELVKRLKASPDFADIRISPLLIMARAVIWAVRRTPQVNAAWIDTEDGAEIRVRHFVNLGIAAATPRGLLVPNIKDAHTLSTRELAKALENLTRTAREGKTPPADQQGGTITITNIGVFGMDAGTPIINPGEAGIIAMGAIRQKPWVVDGEVRPRWVTTVSGSFDHRVIDGDGMSRFVADVASVLEEPALLLD, from the coding sequence ATGAGCACGCAGACCTTCGTCCTCCCCGACGTCGGCGAGGGCCTCACCGAGGCCGAGATCGTGTCGTGGCGCGTCGCGCCCGGCGACACCGTCGCCGTCAACGACGTGCTGGTCGAGATCGAGACCGCGAAGTCGCTGGTCGAGCTGCCCTCGCCCTTCGCCGGCGTCGTGGGCGAGCTCATCGCCGGCGAGGGCGTGACCGTCAACGTCGGCGCCCCGATCATCACGATCGAGGCGTCCGCGGCGTCGCCCGCCACCGTCGGGCAGAGCGAGCACGGGGCCCCCGCCGAGCCCGCGCCCTCCGGCGAGGGCTCGGTCCTGGTCGGCTACGGCAACGCCGGCCACGTCGCGTCGCGGCGCAAGAAGCCCGCCGCGTCCCCCGTCGAACGCGTCGCGAAGTCGGTGGGCGTCGTCGCCAAGCCCCCGATCCGCAAGCTCGCGCGCGACCTGGGCGTGGACCTCGCGGCCGTGACCCCGAGCGGCCCCGCCGGCGAGGTCACGCGCGAGGACGTGATGAAGCACGCGCAGCAGGCGTCGGTGTTCCGCAACATCGAGACGCCGGCGTGGAGCGAGGTGCGCGAGGAGCGCATCCCGGTCGCGCCCGAGGTCGCGGCATCCGCCGTCGCCCCCGTCCGCGCCGAGGCGCCCTCGCAGCTGGCGGCGTCCGGCCGCGAGGAGACGATCCCCGTCAAGGGCGTGCGCAAGGCCGTGGCGAGCGGCATGGTGAAGTCCGCGTACACGGCGCCGCACGTGTCGGTGTGGACGGATGTCGACGCCACCCGCACGATGGAGCTCGTCAAGCGGCTCAAGGCCTCACCCGATTTCGCCGACATCCGCATCTCGCCCCTGCTGATCATGGCGCGCGCCGTCATCTGGGCGGTCCGCCGCACCCCCCAGGTCAACGCCGCGTGGATCGACACCGAGGACGGCGCCGAGATCCGCGTGCGCCACTTCGTGAACCTCGGCATCGCAGCGGCCACACCTCGCGGCCTGCTGGTGCCGAACATCAAGGACGCCCACACGCTGTCGACCCGCGAGCTCGCGAAGGCGCTCGAGAACCTCACGCGCACGGCACGCGAGGGGAAGACGCCCCCGGCCGACCAGCAGGGCGGCACCATCACGATCACGAACATCGGCGTGTTCGGGATGGATGCCGGCACCCCGATCATCAACCCCGGCGAGGCCGGCATCATCGCGATGGGCGCGATCCGCCAGAAGCCCTGGGTCGTCGACGGCGAGGTGCGCCCGCGCTGGGTGACGACGGTGTCGGGCTCGTTCGATCACCGCGTCATCGACGGCGACGGCATGAGCCGCTTCGTCGCCGACGTGGCGTCCGTGCTCGAAGAGCCCGCGCTGCTGCTGGACTGA
- a CDS encoding metal ABC transporter solute-binding protein, Zn/Mn family, which translates to MTSPRRVLPVLGIAAASALTLAGCAGGETTDAAGTDDAVTVVASTNVYGDIAEQIAGGLVEVTSIIESAAMDPHEFEASAADQLTVSNADLIIENGGGYDSFMDSMIESTGTEAHVITAAEFSHDWPGSESEGEHDHADEESEDDHDHDHIEGFNEHVWYDPHTIEHVAEAIAEELGELQPEDADTFVANAEAFVAEIAGLEEDLDAIAAAHGGEGVFATEPVGFYLLEAAGLTNLTPDAFSEAVEEGQDVPPATLLEALTILQSGDVALVVANSQTGGAETNQVIDEADAEDIPVVEFTETLPDGQTYISWMQTNVDAVSAALGE; encoded by the coding sequence ATGACTTCCCCCCGACGTGTTCTCCCCGTGCTCGGCATCGCTGCGGCATCCGCCCTCACCCTCGCCGGCTGCGCCGGCGGAGAGACGACGGATGCGGCCGGCACCGACGACGCCGTCACGGTCGTCGCCTCCACCAACGTCTACGGCGACATCGCCGAGCAGATCGCCGGCGGCCTCGTCGAGGTCACGAGCATCATCGAGTCCGCCGCGATGGACCCGCACGAGTTCGAGGCGAGCGCCGCCGACCAGCTCACGGTGTCCAACGCCGACCTCATCATCGAGAACGGGGGCGGCTACGACAGCTTCATGGATTCGATGATCGAGTCCACCGGGACCGAGGCGCACGTCATCACCGCCGCCGAGTTCTCGCACGACTGGCCCGGCTCGGAGTCGGAGGGCGAGCACGACCACGCGGACGAGGAGTCCGAGGACGACCACGACCACGACCACATCGAGGGCTTCAACGAGCACGTCTGGTACGACCCGCACACCATCGAGCACGTCGCCGAGGCGATCGCCGAGGAGCTCGGCGAGCTGCAGCCCGAGGACGCCGACACCTTCGTCGCCAACGCCGAAGCCTTCGTCGCCGAGATCGCGGGCCTCGAAGAGGATCTCGACGCCATCGCTGCGGCGCACGGCGGCGAGGGCGTGTTCGCCACCGAGCCGGTCGGCTTCTACCTGCTCGAGGCCGCGGGCCTGACCAACCTCACGCCCGACGCCTTCAGCGAGGCGGTCGAAGAGGGCCAGGACGTGCCCCCGGCGACGCTGCTCGAGGCGCTGACGATCCTCCAGTCCGGCGATGTCGCCCTTGTCGTGGCCAACAGCCAGACCGGCGGAGCCGAGACGAACCAGGTCATCGACGAGGCGGATGCCGAAGACATCCCGGTCGTGGAGTTCACAGAGACCCTTCCGGACGGCCAGACTTACATCTCGTGGATGCAGACGAACGTCGACGCGGTCAGCGCGGCACTCGGGGAGTGA
- a CDS encoding metal ABC transporter ATP-binding protein, whose amino-acid sequence MTDAPVLEIRGAGLHRGDRELWSGLDLTVEPGELIAVLGPSGSGKTTLLRAILGLEPLTAGTISALGEPVRRRGSRRVGYIPQQRPLPRETALRGRDLVTLGVTGHRFGLPIPRRADAERVDRLITAVGAENYADRPVGLLSGGEQQRLRIGQALADNPRLLLCDEPLTSLDLANQRAVMKVIDQHRRHAKAGVLLVTHDINPVLGMVDRILYLAGGRFTLGRPHEVLTSAVLSDLYGAPVYVLEAGGRLVVVGAPDAEETHHHHHGEDLA is encoded by the coding sequence GTGACCGACGCACCCGTCCTCGAGATCCGCGGAGCGGGTCTTCACCGCGGCGACCGCGAGCTGTGGAGCGGGCTCGACCTGACGGTCGAGCCCGGCGAGCTCATCGCGGTGCTCGGGCCCAGCGGCTCGGGCAAGACCACGCTGCTGCGCGCGATCCTCGGCCTCGAGCCCCTGACCGCCGGCACGATCTCGGCCCTCGGCGAGCCGGTGCGCCGGCGCGGCAGCCGTCGCGTCGGCTACATCCCGCAGCAGCGACCGCTCCCCCGCGAGACCGCACTGCGGGGACGCGACCTCGTCACCCTCGGCGTCACGGGACACCGGTTCGGACTGCCCATCCCGCGCCGCGCCGACGCCGAGCGCGTCGACCGGCTCATCACCGCCGTCGGCGCCGAGAACTACGCCGACCGGCCGGTCGGCCTCCTGTCGGGCGGAGAGCAGCAGCGCCTGCGGATCGGGCAGGCGCTCGCCGACAACCCGCGCCTGCTGCTGTGCGACGAGCCGCTCACGAGCCTGGACCTCGCCAATCAGCGCGCGGTGATGAAGGTCATCGACCAGCACCGCCGGCACGCGAAGGCGGGCGTGCTGCTGGTCACGCACGACATCAACCCCGTGCTCGGCATGGTCGACCGCATCCTGTACCTCGCGGGCGGCCGGTTCACCCTCGGGCGTCCGCACGAGGTGCTCACCTCGGCGGTGCTCAGCGACCTGTACGGTGCGCCGGTGTACGTGCTCGAAGCCGGCGGCCGCCTCGTCGTGGTCGGAGCGCCGGACGCCGAGGAGACGCATCACCACCATCACGGCGAGGACCTCGCATGA
- a CDS encoding metal ABC transporter permease, which produces MNWNDIGDAMFGGLPVYGQILALVSNSVWAGAVLGLVGGLIGVFVIQRDMAFAVHGISELSFAGAAAALLLGFDVVTGSIFGSLIAAALIGWLGARARERNSIIGVLMPFGLGLGILFLSLYSGRSANRFSLLTGQIVSVQSGQLGWLIAIGALVLVGLIIVWRPLRFDSLDPQAAAARGVPTTAVSLTFMLLLGLIVAVAVHIIGALLVMALVVTPAAAAMRVATGPIMVPVLSAVFGFVSAVGGILLAIAGTLPVSPYITTISFVIYLVCRGIGSRRGRFAPVPESA; this is translated from the coding sequence ATGAACTGGAACGACATCGGCGACGCGATGTTCGGCGGCCTCCCGGTCTACGGGCAGATCCTCGCGCTCGTGTCGAACTCGGTGTGGGCCGGAGCCGTGCTGGGCCTCGTCGGCGGGCTCATCGGCGTCTTCGTGATCCAGCGCGACATGGCCTTCGCGGTGCACGGCATCAGCGAGCTGTCGTTCGCGGGGGCCGCGGCGGCGCTCCTGCTCGGCTTCGACGTCGTCACCGGCTCGATCTTCGGCTCGCTCATCGCCGCGGCGCTCATCGGGTGGCTCGGCGCCCGCGCGCGCGAACGCAACTCGATCATCGGCGTCCTCATGCCCTTCGGCCTGGGCCTGGGCATCCTCTTCCTCTCGCTCTACTCCGGCCGCAGCGCCAACCGGTTCAGCCTGCTGACCGGACAGATCGTGTCGGTGCAGTCGGGCCAGCTCGGGTGGCTCATCGCGATCGGCGCGCTCGTGCTCGTGGGGCTCATCATCGTGTGGCGCCCGCTGCGGTTCGACTCGCTCGATCCGCAGGCCGCGGCCGCGCGCGGCGTCCCGACCACCGCCGTGTCGCTGACATTCATGCTGCTGCTCGGGCTCATCGTGGCTGTGGCGGTGCACATCATCGGAGCGCTGCTGGTGATGGCGCTCGTGGTCACCCCCGCTGCGGCGGCGATGCGTGTGGCGACGGGACCGATCATGGTCCCCGTCCTGTCGGCCGTGTTCGGCTTCGTGTCGGCCGTGGGCGGCATCCTCCTCGCGATCGCCGGGACGCTGCCGGTCAGTCCCTACATCACGACCATCTCGTTCGTGATCTACCTCGTATGCCGCGGAATCGGCTCGCGGCGCGGCCGGTTCGCGCCGGTGCCCGAGAGCGCATGA
- a CDS encoding Fur family transcriptional regulator — protein MAQRNTWQRERVREALEGARGFVSAQSLHATLRDENTGIGLATVYRALAGLAAQGEADSLQSPEGEALYRACESRGHHHHLICRSCGLTVEIAATDVEEWARRTAATHGFRDAEHVVDIFGLCASCAKAQDDERDAD, from the coding sequence ATGGCCCAGCGGAACACGTGGCAGCGCGAGCGCGTGCGCGAAGCCCTCGAAGGCGCACGCGGCTTCGTCAGCGCGCAGTCGCTGCACGCGACGCTGCGGGACGAGAACACCGGCATCGGGCTGGCGACGGTCTACCGCGCCCTCGCCGGCCTGGCGGCGCAAGGCGAGGCCGACTCGCTGCAGAGCCCCGAGGGCGAGGCGCTCTACCGTGCGTGCGAGAGCAGGGGGCACCACCACCACCTGATCTGCCGCTCGTGCGGGCTCACCGTCGAGATCGCCGCGACCGACGTCGAGGAGTGGGCGCGTCGCACCGCCGCCACGCACGGTTTCCGCGATGCCGAGCACGTCGTCGACATCTTCGGGCTGTGCGCATCGTGCGCGAAGGCCCAGGACGACGAGCGTGACGCGGACTGA